The DNA region GACAAGGAGCGCCAGCTTAAAAGTACAATTCGCACTATTCGTTTTCATCATAATACCTATGATATCGACAGAAATTAGGTGTTTTAACAGGGATAATTTTGGCGGAAGGCGCGGCTATTTCTTTTTCTGAGCCCCTGCAGGGGTCGCGGCGGCTTTAAGGTCCACATTGTTCAGGATCGCGGAAAGGCGGTCCTTTTCTATCAGATCTATGAGCCGGGCCTCGGTAAAGCGTTTGGCCTCTTCTGTAAAATTGCCCACCGTGACACAGATACCCTTACCGGCCTTCACTTCCTTAAGGTGGGAGTGGAAATCCCGCATGATAAGCTCCCCCACTGAGCCCGGGGATCTGATAAAACGGAACATCACGATATCGGACCACTTGGGGGTGTCCACCTCCGCCTGGATATCCGCCCATTCGTTTTTATTGACCGAAATATTGGTGATCTTTGTTTTTGCCTTTTGGTAAAAGGTCATTACTATCTTACGGCAAAGGGCGACAAAATCCGCCGAAGGGGCCATGAGGAAAATTTGCAAATTCCTGTTGGCGTTCAATTCCTGGTACTTCCCGATCAGCAGAGGTACATCTTTATAGGAGGCATTCTGGTTTTGGATAGCCTTGAGGTGCCCCAGAGCTTTGCCGATTTCCTGCTTTTTCAGGTAGACCGTGGCAAGCCGGTACTTCAATTCCAGCAAAATATCAGGTTTGATGTTTTCATGCTTCAGCCCAATCTCAAAATCCTGGATAGCCTTTTCTTCCTGGTGCTGGTTCATGTTGATGGTCCCCGCAAAGAGGCTGGCAGAGGGGCCCAGAACCGGATCGGGCCTGAGATGGCTGAAGATTTTCAAAGCCTGATCCACCTGGTTAGCATCATAGTAACATTCCGCCAGGGTATAGAGGGAATCCTTGTCATCCGGGGCTATCTCAATAGCCTTACGTATGAAGTTCATCGCCTCCTTGTACTTTTTTAACTTAAAAAAAGAATGACCGATATAACGGAGGGTAGCGGGATTTTCCGGGTCTTGGGTGCGGGCCTGCTGGAGAAGCTGGATAGCTTTTTCGTAATTTTTTTTCTGAAATTCCAGGTACCCCAGATTAAAATTAACCTCAAAATTACCCTGATTGAGGTTACGGGCCGTGGTGAGCCCCTTGTACGCCTCATCGATCATCCCCAGCTTTAAGGCAGATACACCGTAGCGGAGATTTGCTTCAAATTCATTGATATCCGGCTTTGCCCCAACCATTTCTACCAGGGCCTGGTAGGTTTTAAAGGCATTATCCCAGGCTTCTTCCCGGTAATATAGATCCCCCATGGCACTCAGAGCCTGGACATCCTGGGGGTTTTGCGCCAGCCTTTTGTTGGCGTCCTTAAGGATGGACTCCCTGCCCTTGGTTCTTTTCCCCGGTTTGCCCCCTGAGTCATCCACCCCACCTATCTCTTTGGTCCGGGTCATTATGGTTATGGCAACAAAAACCCCGAGGATAAGTAGAACTACCACGCCAAGAATCGGAAGAAATCCACCCATGACATGATTATCGGTAAAAACCGCACATTTCTCAAGGAGGCCTTCTATATAGAGCAATTTTTACTTATGATTAGCTGTATTAGCGCCGTTTACTCTCCATCTCCATGGTAAATCTCTCTGATAAATCCTGCGCAGGCTGGCGTCGTAAAAAAAAACAATTCATTAAAGCAAAATCCCTCCTTATCCCCCTAACCCCCTCTATAAGGAGAATTTTTATGAACAATCAAGAATCCGACACCTTCACCGTAATCCCCGCTGACAAAAAGCGGGTACAGCTCAAAGCGGAAGACGATCTCCTGGATATCTCCCAGGACCCGATCTTCAAAGCCGTGCTTACCCAGGACACACCCGCCTCCCGAAACGCCCTCCGCTTCCTCGTTTCCGCCGCCATCGGGCAGCCGGTCACTATCATTTCCGTTTCTACCAACGAACCCCCGGTCAGGGGAATCCGGGACCGGCAGCTCCGGTACGACATTTCCGTCAAATTTAACGACGGCAGCCTGGGCGACATCGAAATGACCGTGTACCCTGATGTCTATGAACATTTCAGGCAGGAATACTACCTCGCCCGGCTTTTTACTACCCAGGATATCAAAGGTACCGAGCTCGGCTATAGGAATTTGAAGCCCACCTGGCAGATATCCCTTCTGGGGGAAAATATCCATGCTGACAACGCCCTGGTTCACCAGTTCCGGTACTATGACAAGGAAAATAACTTGCCATTCCGGGGGCTGACCTCTATAATAGATATCGAGCTGCCAAAGGCGGAACAGTTCCTGGAAAAACCGGTCTCAGAGATGGCGCCCATAGAACGCTGGGCGGTATTTTTTCGGTATAGCCAGGACCCGACGCGGCGGGCTTTGATCAATGAAATACTGGACCAGGAGGAAGGGATACAAATGGCGACGGAAGAACTCTTATTGATAAGCGAGGACGAAAACAGGCGGTTTCAGCTTGAACATGAGCTTAAGAATTTCCTGGATATAAAGTGCGGGATGGTAGACGCCAGATGGGAAGGGTATAAACAGGCTAAAGAAGAATATGCAGGAATAATCCAGGAGAAGGATGCGGCGATCCAGGCGGTGCTTCAGGAGAAGGATCGGGAAATAGCGGAACTCAGGGCAAAGCTCGGTAGGCCGTAACTTATTCGGCAAGTTCCTGCGGAACTTGCTTCGTGGTGAAATTCTTCTTCTGCTTGTTATGATTCAAGTGTAACCATCAAATTTGACATAAACGACGAAACACCGCGACGGGGTTTTGGGATATCTTTGCGTCGTGGCGCCGGGCGCTATTTTTCTGCGCCAAAAAAAGCCCTCCCTGCGTTGTGCGGGGAGGGCCGATTTAACGGTACGTTTGCGGGGCTGTTAGATGCCGGTTGCAACCGTTACTGAGCTAATCTTTAGATCATCATCGCTAGTGGGGCCTGTTATGGTGTTATTGGCGGCGGCGCCGGTAATCCTGGTTAAGGTACCGGAACCACTTGCTGAAGAGTTTCCTGTTAAGCCAGTGTCAACAGCTATGCCATTGGTGCCATCCCCCAATGCAGTTTTAAGAGCTGCATTACTAAGCGTACCAGTTGCAGCGCCAGTGCCAAAGTACAGTATGGATGTAGGATCCAGGGTAACGGTGGCTGCGGGGCTTGCCGTTTTGAGCACCAGGGAGCCTTTATCAGCAAAGTTAATAGCAGTAACTTCGTTGCTATCACCCTCTACAACATAAAGGTAATCCGAGGCGTCACCTGCCTGGGTTATTGCTGCGCCGGCTTCTATTGCCGTTAATGTCGCATCGTCTTCATGAGCTTGAATGCCCGTAACGTTGTAAGTATCGGTATAAGATATGGCGATAGCTCCTCCTGCTGCTCCAACTCCCTGCCATTGGCCGGTAATGGTGGTAGAACCTGCAAGAAGCTTCCCAGTCCCTTTGAGTATTGCACCCTTAGTACCAGTACCCGCCCCTAACGCTAAAGCGCCGCCGTCATTAATATTGACTAGCGCTGCATTGGTGAGGCTTTTTCCCGGTTGAATAATGAGAGGGCTCTCAAGATTGAGGGTTCCGTTGATGGTAATGTTCCCATCAGGGGAAGAATAATCCGCCGGAGTCACATTCGTACTTTTAATCGTAAGGCTTTTCCCAGCAGCTATGGTAAGGTTAGTCCCGGCGCCACCTGCTTTGATATGATCGATGGAAAGGTCTTGAATGCCCAGGAGCTTGCTTATTACAGTGGATTGATGGCCTTCCGTGAAGGTGGCCTCGAGGGTGCCGTTTCCGCTTGCGGTAAGCCCGCTGGCGGTAAATGTGCCTTCTGGGGCAGTGAAGGTCCCGGCTACGGTGAGTTTCGTAAGCTTTTCAAAGGTGCTGATGGCGGCAGTGAAGGTCCCGTCTACGGTAAGTTTCGTAAGTTTTTCAAAGGTGCCGGCAGGGGCGGTGAAGGGCTGCTTCACGGTGAGTTCTGTAAGCTTTTCAAAGGTGCCGGCGGTGGCAGTGAAGGCCCCGTCTA from Treponema primitia ZAS-2 includes:
- a CDS encoding tetratricopeptide repeat protein, whose translation is MGGFLPILGVVVLLILGVFVAITIMTRTKEIGGVDDSGGKPGKRTKGRESILKDANKRLAQNPQDVQALSAMGDLYYREEAWDNAFKTYQALVEMVGAKPDINEFEANLRYGVSALKLGMIDEAYKGLTTARNLNQGNFEVNFNLGYLEFQKKNYEKAIQLLQQARTQDPENPATLRYIGHSFFKLKKYKEAMNFIRKAIEIAPDDKDSLYTLAECYYDANQVDQALKIFSHLRPDPVLGPSASLFAGTINMNQHQEEKAIQDFEIGLKHENIKPDILLELKYRLATVYLKKQEIGKALGHLKAIQNQNASYKDVPLLIGKYQELNANRNLQIFLMAPSADFVALCRKIVMTFYQKAKTKITNISVNKNEWADIQAEVDTPKWSDIVMFRFIRSPGSVGELIMRDFHSHLKEVKAGKGICVTVGNFTEEAKRFTEARLIDLIEKDRLSAILNNVDLKAAATPAGAQKKK
- a CDS encoding PD-(D/E)XK nuclease family transposase, with protein sequence MNNQESDTFTVIPADKKRVQLKAEDDLLDISQDPIFKAVLTQDTPASRNALRFLVSAAIGQPVTIISVSTNEPPVRGIRDRQLRYDISVKFNDGSLGDIEMTVYPDVYEHFRQEYYLARLFTTQDIKGTELGYRNLKPTWQISLLGENIHADNALVHQFRYYDKENNLPFRGLTSIIDIELPKAEQFLEKPVSEMAPIERWAVFFRYSQDPTRRALINEILDQEEGIQMATEELLLISEDENRRFQLEHELKNFLDIKCGMVDARWEGYKQAKEEYAGIIQEKDAAIQAVLQEKDREIAELRAKLGRP